From Aspergillus fumigatus Af293 chromosome 5, whole genome shotgun sequence, a single genomic window includes:
- a CDS encoding putative protein kinase, with amino-acid sequence MTPFHRLSRFFRQAPSPPRTPITSNFPILDSAVKIEEERMPAFDRGLFYPVKLGDVFRSRYQVLSKLGFGANSTVWFCRDLHQHRYIALKIYIRSSEVNREVQVLKHLSSVKTNHPGSSLVRKMIEEFEITGPSGSHQCIVYEPLLTSLLHFQATLKPQSLPEDLLKGALQQLLLALDYLHSEAHVIHTDDSIFREWDTSEEAEPSPRKVDSSHTIYKSRPFHRKKGWSGFGMPLLSDFGEARLGDVHDGSIQPDIYRAPEVILGMSWTSKVDIWNVGALIWDLFEDHHLFDGRGPNGDHSDAHLLAEMIAMLGPAPLNFLRKAPQSRKYWDSNGRWKGAIEVPQCSLEDSEEYLEGENKKMFMQFVRKMLRWDPEERQSAPELLTDPWLIAQ; translated from the exons ATGACTCCCTTCCATCGACTCAGTCGATTCTTTCGACAGGCTCCATCTCCGCCACGAACACCCATAACTTCCAACTTTCCTATACTGGACTCCGCCGTGAAAATCGAGGAAGAACGGATGCCCGCATTTGATCGAGGCCTTTTCTACCCTGTCAAACTTGGGGATGTGTTTCGCTCTAGATATCAGGTTCTCAGCAAATTGGGGTTTGGCGCAAATTCAACAGTCTGGTTTTGCCGTGACCTCCA TCAACATCGTTACATTGCCCTGAAAATTTACATCCGCAGTTCTGAGGTGAATCGGGAAGTCCAAGTGCTTAAGCATCTCTCAAGCGTGAAAACAAATCATCCTGGCAGCTCACTTGTCCGTAAAATGATTGAGGAATTTGAAATCACAGGACCGAGTGGTAGTCATCAATGCATTGTTTACGAGCCGCTTTTAACGAGTCTTTTGCATTTTCAAGCTACCCTGAAACCGCAGagccttccagaagactTACTAAAGGGAGCACTTCAGCAACTTTTACTTGCCCTTGACTACCTGCACTCGGAGGCCCATGTCATACATACTG ATGACTCTATTTTTCGCGAATGGGATACTAGTGAGGAAGCCGAGCCTAGCCCGCGGAAGGTTGATAGCAGCCATACTATCTATAAGTCTCGGCCGTTCCATCGTAAGAAGGGATGGAGTGGCTTTGGAATGCCACTTCTTTCGGACTTTGGAGAAGCTCGTCTAGGGGATGTGCACGACGGGTCGATCCAACCAGACATTTATCGTGCGCCTGAGGTCATCCTTGGGATGAGTTGGACGTCAAAAGTTGACATTTGGAATGTTGGAGCCTTG ATTTGGGACCTATTTGAAGATCACCATTTGTTCGATGGTAGAGGACCCAACGGGGACCATTCGGACGCACATCTTCTCGCCGAAATGATAGCAATGCTGGGCCCTGCCCCCCTTAATTTCCTTCGCAAGGCTCCTCAGAGTCGGAAGTACTGGGACTCCAATG GGCGATGGAAGGGCGCAATAGAAGTACCACAGTGCTCATTGGAGGACTCGGAAGAGTACCTTGAAGGTGAAAATAAGAAGATGTTCATGCAGTTTGTGAGAAAGATGTTGCGATGGGATCCAGAGGAGAGGCAGAGCGCCCCTGAACTTCTAACAGACCCATGGTTAATAGCTCAGTAA
- a CDS encoding aminoglycoside phosphotransferase family protein, with protein sequence MQQDYCPDIAKLAEGGFNKVFILRAKNGREVIARIPTPIAGPAHYTTASEVATMDFLRAVLKLPVPEVFAYSTTSENPVGAEYILMERVEGESLSSRWLSLTTDEVKDIMIQIAEMERKIFDFRFPAYGSLYHTKDLDWKHQIPIVEDFVIGPVSSREFWHGERSKTEIDRGPCRVSPLSTFPFILGFLEKEPTGTGLIIAVGLSPLDCVTSAARREMAVIQRHAKPQPRQTFLLPTNYNIHPSEHTSLLSQFLQVAPHLIRPGSYSAPTLRHPDLSLSNILLAPGTSKIISIIDWQGATILPRFMQAGYPAFCHHDSSQPQSLEIPSLPDDFDKMGIDEQRQIKAIFRLEEANLYYTAATGVHNEEHMNVLKIPHLGMQQYLLRQTGYPWDADVINLRAALVGITTPSVWSKISSAACPVEFSEEEREAAIAESQEWNESEQLLSRVREHLNIDLEGGTEPDNFERAVEGNRQLRIEMVRQAEAGQQEICWRNWPYKDQEDNSMPPQR encoded by the coding sequence ATGCAACAAGACTATTGCCCTGATATCGCTAAGCTGGCAGAGGGAGGCTTTAACAAAGTGTTTATTCTGCGAGCAAAGAATGGTCGTGAAGTGATTGCGCGAATTCCCACACCCATTGCCGGACCTGCTCATTACACAACCGCGAGTGAGGTTGCCACGATGGACTTTTTGCGAGCTGTTCTCAAACTGCCGGTACCGGAGGTTTTCGCATATTCAACAACATCGGAAAACCCTGTCGGAGCAGAGTATATTCTGATGGAGCGGGTTGAGGGGGAGAGTCTCTCCTCACGGTGGTTATCTCTCACAACCGACGAGGTGAAAGACATCATGATTCAAATTGCAGAGATGGAAAGGAAAATTTTTGACTTCCGTTTTCCTGCGTACGGAAGCTTATATCACACGAAGGACCTTGACTGGAAACACCAGATACCAATCGTGGAAGATTTTGTTATTGGCCCTGTCTCTTCCCGGGAGTTTTGGCATGGCGAACGAAGCAAAACAGAAATTGACCGTGGGCCCTGTAGGGTTTCCCCCCTTTCCACCTTCCCCTTTATTCTTGGTTTCTTAGAAAAAGAGCCGACAGGAACAGGGCTGATCATTGCCGTAGGGCTTTCACCCTTAGACTGTGTTACCTCCGCAGCTCGTCGAGAAATGGCTGTCATTCAGCGTCACGCAAAACCTCAGCCTCGCCAGACATTCCTTCTACCAACTAACTATAACATTCATCCCTCTGAGCACACCTCGTTACTTTCGCAATTCCTACAGGTAGCGCCTCATCTAATCCGACCGGGTTCTTATAGTGCTCCGACGCTAAGACACCCAGATTTGAGCCTGAGCAACATTTTATTGGCTCCTGGAACATCCAAAATCATCAGTATCATTGATTGGCAGGGTGCCACAATATTACCACGCTTCATGCAAGCAGGGTATCCAGCGTTTTGTCATCACGACTCATCTCAGCCTCAAAGCCTGGAGATTCCATCCCTCCCCGATGATTTTGATAAGATGGGTATCGACGAACAGAGACAAATCAAAGCCATCTTTCGCTTAGAAGAGGCCAACCTCTACTACACAGCGGCGACAGGTGTACACAACGAGGAACACATGAATGTGTTGAAAATTCCTCATCTCGGAATGCAGCAGTATCTCCTTCGCCAGACAGGGTACCCCTGGGATGCGGACGTAATTAACCTACGTGCTGCGTTGGTGGGCATCACAACACCATCGGTATGGAGCAAAATCTCCTCGGCAGCTTGTCCAGTTGAGTtcagcgaagaagaacgagaggCTGCTATAGCGGAATCGCAGGAATGGAACGAGTCTGAACAGCTCTTATCGCGGGTTAGAGAACACCTCAATATCGATCTGGAAGGCGGGACCGAGCCGGACAACTTTGAGAGGGCAGTGGAGGGCAACCGCCAGCTTCGAATAGAAATGGTTAGGCAAGCAGAGGCGGGCCAACAGGAGATCTGTTGGCGTAATTGGCCATATAAGGATCAAGAGGACAATAGCATGCCTCCTCAGAGATAA